From a single Calothrix sp. NIES-2098 genomic region:
- a CDS encoding DNA topoisomerase I, with the protein MSTLVIVESPTKARTIRNYLPSGYRVEASMGHVRDLPQSASEIPTAVKAEKWAQLGVNVDADFEPVYVVPKDKKKVVTQLKDALKEADELILATDEDREGESISWHLYQLLKPKVPTKRMVFHEITQDAIKKALKNCRNIDEQLVRAQETRRILDRLVGYTLSPLLWKKIAWGLSAGRVQSVAVRLLVNKERQRRAFREGSYWDLKASLEQQKAPFTAQLVTLGGTKIANGSDFDPATGQIAAGRNVVLLTEADAVALKERLTDKTWSVKEVEERPVTRKPAPPFTTSTLQQESNRKLRLSARDTMRIAQNLYEQGYITYMRTDSVHLSDQAIAAARSCVEQRYGKQYLSPQPRQYTTKSKGAQEAHEAIRPAGSTFRTPQETGLSGRELAVYDLIWKRTVACQMADSRQTQITVQLQVEDAGFRASGKRIDFPGYLRAYVEGSDDPEAALEDQEVILPSLKVGDRPDCKEIEAIGHETQPPARYTEATLVKTLESEGIGRPSTYASIIGTIIDKGYAQLVNNALIPTFTAFAVTDLLEKHFPDVVDPSFTSKMEQTLDDIATGEANWLPYLQEFYLGDQGLETLVKERENQIDANKARTVELENLPAKVRIGKYGPYIEVENGEGVVTASIPKDLTPADLDPKQVEVILRQKTSGPDQLGRHPETGEPIYVKIGAYGPYVQLGDKTEENPKPKQASLPKGVTPETVTLDIAIGLLALPRTLGVHPETGGKIQASLGRFGPYIVHDQGKEGKDYRSLKAADNVLTVSLERALELLAEPKKGRSSSNGKSKAALRELGTHPEDGTPVNIYDGPYGPYIKNGKTNVSIPEGESVEDMTLEKALQLLAGKASSAKSTRKSTSKSTTTKSKSTTKSTAKSTSKSTSKASTAASKNNNAED; encoded by the coding sequence ATGTCAACTCTCGTCATCGTCGAATCTCCGACCAAAGCTCGCACCATTCGCAACTACCTACCATCAGGCTATCGGGTGGAAGCGTCGATGGGTCATGTACGTGACCTACCCCAGTCGGCTAGCGAAATTCCCACCGCTGTCAAAGCAGAAAAATGGGCGCAGTTGGGGGTAAATGTAGACGCCGACTTTGAACCGGTGTATGTTGTCCCGAAAGACAAAAAGAAAGTTGTCACCCAGCTCAAAGATGCTCTCAAAGAGGCTGATGAGTTGATTCTGGCAACTGACGAAGACCGGGAAGGTGAGAGCATTAGTTGGCATTTATACCAGTTGCTCAAGCCGAAAGTACCGACAAAGCGGATGGTGTTTCACGAAATTACTCAAGACGCTATCAAAAAAGCTTTGAAAAACTGCCGCAATATCGATGAGCAGTTGGTTCGCGCCCAAGAAACGCGACGGATCTTGGATCGGTTGGTGGGCTACACTCTGTCTCCTTTGCTATGGAAAAAAATTGCCTGGGGGCTATCTGCTGGGCGCGTACAATCTGTAGCTGTAAGGCTATTAGTCAACAAGGAACGCCAACGTCGCGCTTTCCGTGAAGGTAGTTATTGGGATTTAAAAGCGTCTCTGGAGCAGCAAAAAGCTCCGTTTACTGCCCAGTTAGTGACCTTGGGAGGAACCAAAATAGCCAATGGCAGCGATTTTGACCCAGCCACCGGACAAATCGCGGCTGGTCGCAATGTCGTTTTGCTGACGGAAGCGGATGCAGTTGCACTCAAAGAACGCCTCACAGATAAAACTTGGAGTGTCAAAGAAGTAGAAGAACGCCCGGTGACACGTAAACCAGCGCCACCGTTTACAACTTCGACGCTGCAACAAGAATCCAACCGGAAATTGCGCCTCTCAGCCAGAGACACGATGCGGATTGCCCAGAATTTGTACGAGCAAGGGTACATTACCTATATGCGGACAGATTCGGTGCATTTATCCGATCAAGCGATCGCAGCTGCTCGTAGTTGTGTAGAACAACGCTACGGTAAACAATATCTCAGCCCTCAACCCCGGCAATACACTACCAAATCTAAAGGCGCACAAGAAGCACACGAAGCAATTCGTCCGGCGGGTAGTACTTTCCGCACGCCCCAAGAAACTGGTTTAAGCGGTCGAGAACTGGCTGTCTATGACTTAATTTGGAAGCGCACTGTCGCCTGTCAAATGGCTGACTCTCGCCAAACCCAAATTACCGTGCAGTTACAAGTAGAAGACGCTGGGTTCCGTGCTTCTGGTAAAAGAATTGATTTCCCCGGCTATCTCCGCGCCTATGTGGAAGGTTCCGACGATCCCGAAGCCGCATTAGAAGACCAGGAAGTAATTTTGCCAAGTTTGAAAGTTGGCGATCGTCCAGATTGTAAAGAAATAGAAGCAATTGGCCACGAAACGCAACCACCAGCCAGGTACACAGAAGCCACTCTCGTCAAAACCTTAGAAAGTGAAGGCATTGGTCGTCCCAGTACCTACGCCAGTATTATTGGTACGATTATCGATAAAGGTTATGCCCAATTAGTCAATAACGCCCTCATTCCTACCTTCACGGCGTTTGCGGTTACTGACCTGCTGGAAAAACATTTTCCTGATGTCGTCGATCCCAGCTTTACCTCCAAAATGGAGCAAACCTTGGATGATATCGCCACTGGGGAAGCTAACTGGCTACCTTACTTACAGGAATTTTATTTGGGAGACCAAGGTCTAGAAACCTTAGTCAAGGAACGTGAAAATCAAATTGATGCCAACAAAGCCAGGACTGTAGAACTAGAAAATCTCCCAGCCAAAGTCCGGATTGGGAAATATGGCCCTTACATCGAAGTCGAAAACGGTGAGGGTGTTGTCACAGCTTCGATTCCCAAAGACCTGACGCCAGCAGACCTTGACCCCAAACAGGTAGAGGTAATATTGCGGCAAAAAACCTCCGGGCCTGACCAACTTGGTCGCCATCCCGAAACTGGGGAACCAATTTATGTGAAAATTGGCGCTTACGGCCCCTACGTGCAACTGGGTGACAAGACCGAGGAAAACCCTAAACCCAAACAAGCATCTTTACCCAAAGGTGTAACGCCAGAAACCGTCACCTTAGACATAGCCATTGGACTTTTAGCCTTACCCCGGACATTAGGAGTTCATCCCGAAACTGGGGGGAAAATTCAAGCGAGTTTGGGACGCTTTGGCCCTTACATTGTTCACGACCAAGGTAAGGAAGGTAAAGACTACCGTTCCCTCAAAGCTGCTGATAACGTTTTGACAGTTTCGCTAGAACGTGCTCTAGAGTTGTTAGCGGAACCGAAAAAAGGACGCAGTTCCAGCAATGGTAAGTCCAAGGCAGCTTTGCGTGAATTGGGTACACATCCAGAAGATGGTACGCCAGTTAATATCTATGATGGCCCCTACGGCCCTTACATTAAGAATGGCAAAACTAATGTCAGTATTCCAGAAGGTGAATCTGTGGAAGATATGACTTTAGAAAAGGCACTACAATTATTGGCTGGTAAAGCATCGTCAGCAAAATCTACCCGCAAATCAACGAGTAAGTCTACAACTAC